One Gossypium hirsutum isolate 1008001.06 chromosome A11, Gossypium_hirsutum_v2.1, whole genome shotgun sequence genomic window carries:
- the LOC107892682 gene encoding uncharacterized protein, giving the protein MQVQLPLLEKETTMLFINTLKAPFITHMIGSTTKSFTDIVMAGEMIENAIRGGKIEGEAAKRPAPRRKDNEVNNISSFNLKAVTVSQPKVATSGQQSTQRQESGSRQNSERMQFTPIPVTYREYHAGISGHSIENCTGFKKAIERLIKNEVLKFESTSNTENPLPNHDNQGVNAIVEAGGKRGKENAAEVRMHLKVIWKEMVKRGIITFEKEGNETRNYCEFHGKEGHETQNCEEFKALVQGFIDNKELQIFENSSYKREINALEGEQQGTSRPRIIISLPGNKKVEAPTVPKVIIHKPNPFPYKDDKRVPWNYDCSITVPKGESIASAFRGTQNQGSHTRSGKRYDTGGIRMEPTKTKDIEIEKEKATEIPINESVNEEEAKEFLKFLKHSEYSMVKQLRKQPARISVLALLLSSEVHKNALLKVLNETYVTHDISVNKLDRLVNNIRSTKTLHITTRCKGYTLPSVLVDNGSALNVLPLSTLNRLPIDSSHMKACHNVVKDFDGTERRVMGQIDIPLEIGPNKYEVDFLVMDIKPSYNYLLGRLWIHSAGTVPSSLHQKLKLVTDGRLITINAEEDIIAAVTNKAPYVEANEEAIECSFRSLEIVNATFVSEGSEVPVPRMSRATRMALQIMVGRKALPGRGLGKHLQ; this is encoded by the exons atGCAGGTTCAACTACCACTATTGGAGAAAGAAACCACCATGTTGttcatcaacactttgaaggCTCCATTCATTACCCACATGATTGGAAGCACTACTAAAAGTTTTACAGACATAGTCATGGcaggagagatgattgagaatgccataagggGTGGCAAAATTGAAGGGGAAGCAGCCAAAAGACCGGCACCAAGAAGAAAAgataatgaggtgaacaacataAGTAGCTTTAATTTGAAGGCAGTCACAGTTAGTCAGCCTAAAGTGGCTACGAGTGGCCAGCAAAGTACTCAAAGACAGGAATCGGGATCAAGACAGAATTCGGAGAGGATGCAATTCACGCCTATCcctgtgacgtatc GTGAGTATCATGCTGGGATATCGGGGCACTCAATTGAGAATTGTACTGGATTCAAGAAAGCCATAGAGAGGTTAATCAAGAATGAGGTTTTGAAGTTTGAGAGTACTTCAAATACTGAGAACCCTTTACCGAACCATGacaatcaaggagtgaatgccattgtTGAAGCTGGTGGAAAAAGAGGGAAGGAAAATGCTGCTGAAGTGAGGATGCATTTAAAAGTAATCTGGAAAGAGATGGTAAAGAGAGGGATAATAACCTTTGAGAAAGAAGGAAATGAAACGAGGAACTATTGCGAGTTCCATGGGAAGGAGGGTCATGAGACCCAAAATTGTGAAGAATTTAAAGCTTTGGTGCAAGGTTTCATTGACAATAAAGAGCTACAGATTTTTGAAAATAGCTCTTATAAACGAGAAATAAATGCGTTGGAAGGAGAACAACAAGGAACCAGTCGGCCAAGGATCATTATCTCCCTGCCAGGAAATAAGAAAGTAGAGGCACCAACAGTGCCCAAGGTCATCATTCATAAGCCCAATCCTTTTCCTTACAAGGATGACAAGAGGGTGCCATGGAACTATGACTGCAGTATAACGGTACCAAAGGGAGAGAGTATAGCTAGCGCGTTCAGGGGCACGCAAAATCAAGGTTCCCACACACGGAGTGGGAAACGTTATGATACAGGGGGCATCAGAATGGAGCCCACAAAGACGAAAGATATTGAGATTGAGAAGGAAAAAGCAACCGAAATACCCATCAATGAGTCAGTTAATGAGGAAGAGGCTAAGGAGTTTCTAAAGTTCTTGAAACATAGCGAATATAGCATGGTCAAGCAGTTGCGTAAACAACCGGCACGTATATCAGTGTTAGCCCTACTCCTGAGTTCTGAAGTGCATAAGAATGCATTGTTAAAGGTGCTTAatgaaacatatgtcacccatgacatatcAGTTAACAAGCTAGACCGATTGGTAAATAACatca ggtcaacAAAAACCTTGCATATCACTACTCGATGTAAAGGATACACATTACCAAGCGTACTCGTCGATAACGGGTCTGCTTTGAATGTCCTTCCCTTATCCACCTTGAATCgattacccattgacagttcGCATATGAAGGCATGTCACAATGTGGTAAAAGATTTTGATGGAACTGAAAGGAGAGTAATGGGACAAATTGACATCCCTCTGGAGATTGGACCAAATAAGTATGAAGTTGACTTCCtagtaatggatatcaagccctcctataattaTTTGTTAGGGAGActatggatacactcggcaggaaCGGTGCCTTcttcattgcaccaaaaattgaagttagtgacagatggACGCTTGATAACCATAAATGCGGAGGAAGACATCATAGCAGCAGTCACCAATAAAGCTCCTTATGTGGAAGCCAATGAGGAGGCTATCGAGTGTTCTTTTCGCTCCTTGGAAATTGTTAATGCTACTTTCGTTTCGGAGGGAAGTGAGGTGCCGGTACCCAGAATGTCTAGAGCAACAAGGATGGCCCTACAAATAATGGTAGGAAGAAAAGCCTTACCAGGAAGAGGTTTAGGAAAACATCTGCAATGA